The stretch of DNA ggcaaggtgttcagtgcgcagacgatcgcctatttgattcaccagaatgtcacagcattcctttgcagacaaaatcaaacgctgcgttgtttgcccgcggcgtaaagaagcactccatgtgtcgtcgtattttattgtttcccggatacgagatacagcatcgcagaagtctgaaatacacgactgcacagacgctccatccattagccttgactgcaatgcgccgtataatacatccacgtgatagaatattgtggagaaaaaagcgagaaaaaatgaaaactcaccatcttctagcagacgctttagacctgccgcccccctcacagagcgttcgtcccaaaccggagagctctgaatgccattgaaacactcaatgagctcagacctaatttcggacacgccctgcaccacgcgtgattggaagttccaacgtgttggtgcacaagctgggagacggcggctacatatctggcgaaggaggtcagagcgcttcggcgaaacggaaaaaaatgaaaaccccgaaacatttgcaaaaaatatacggacgagaggggtatcaagacacatatttttattaacGATTTTAACTttgtgtgcataacaatgtaaaaaatgcgcatgaggaaaatcttcttttgtataaacttgaacaccatgtttcgacccactcatgactgccgcgccgtcataagtttgagctatcaattttgacttcgcgttgtaaggctgtaacacttctttctgcgcagaatgtaggccgacgctttcctccgtcatgggattgttccagtgaacatttttttggttgataaggcccaagacgttgtacctctaatttttgttccagtggcagctgcgaaaacggagtgcgaaatagtgcatcaaccttattcattatgaggtctaaggctaagaaatgcgaagccggaaagaagtgaggagctcaaaaggaatgtggaaaatcgaaagcaaatggactaaaggtctctaagtgattcaaatagcgaaacaagtgacaaaaacgaaggcgaggaaactatcaactcttcaagcaaccaacgaacgagaaggaatgcgtgaatatgtcaacacgttgttgtaagaaacgtcggcattgtgtcgtcataatttcggggctagccccgatgatttagtaaaagaaacagaaaataaacgagacaaacgcggcgagtggaagataaaagagagaatacgatatacaatgagcaaccggagcaaaatcggcgtcgccccatcgacgttcggcgaaggctttgcgagcggaaaatgaaccatgtcgggagaatatggctagtgtagacagtctgtgcaactgATAtcgaggtatttttcgaatattttttattataccaaaaTGGCCCTATTggcgcgccgccactggtataTAGGTCACTAAAAGCGGAAGTCCAATTATAATGTGGTACACTTGGTAACCAATGTTCGACTATCAATATGTTACCCGATCTTTGTTGTAGACGTAGTCACAGTCGTAGTTTTGATCAAAGCCTCTCTAAGGAACTGACTCGTGCTACATAATAgaactattattaaaaaagtTCTCATTTCTTTCCGTTTCGTCCAACCTATATTCTTTAGTAAATTTGAACATTGCATAAATAATACAACCCTCCACGGCCATAATGGACAAGCCCTTATGCGGTATAAGTGCTGTACCATCTATGAAACGGCTGTAATGTGTATAATCTCTTTCAAATCACTAGTAAATCACCATCAGAATTGACAAAGTATTCTAAATTCACCACCAAAAGAAAAGGGCAGAAAACACGAATTGCACCATGAAAAGGATGTTaagtatgactacttacaagtattcgattcttatcccaTTCCTAACTTTTCGATTTCTCGACATGACTTACCGAGAAAACATAGTCACTTCAAACTATACCCATATATAAAAGTTTGGAACAggagcctatcgattttggatggattatatcgtataattagcgagttattaattaattagtgataggacacacggtgtcactatggagtaagaccactggtttgggggatcccctaacctccgatcgataagtcttcggtttccaaccgaattctagttaaGGAGTTGTTATTGATACATGAAACAGTTTAATAGTCACACATTGTTATCGAATATATATAGCAGTTTGGGAAACTACCTGCTGCAATTTTGCCAGCAGTTTATGTTGCAGGTCATTTATCTGCTGTACAAGGTTTAGGGAACATGAGTGAtctttttcagcatttcaaaggaTATTCGGAAGAACTGCGACTTTTTGCCTTTATTACTTGGGCCTACATGTTTACGAACGTTAAAATACATATAATCATGaccacaaaattgagttttattcaaaagcagcattttttcaCGTAAGTGTGAAGCTGCAACCAAGCATCGACATTCGTTTGTACTGGTTGGAAAACAACAACGCGGCGTTAGGAAGAAATAGAAAACTCACAAAAATAGTCTGCTTTACTAAACTGTAATAAATTCAAAACTAGCAACACTTCAAAGATATTGGACGTGAAACAGCGGAACGGCATGTTATATGAAATTGTTGGAAACTACAAGTCTGGCGGCCTTTTTTCTTCTCATGTTTATGACTTCATTATTTTCACCTCAATAAGATTGTTGCTTTTCAGAGTGTGGACGTGGGTAGCAGCGCTGATTACAGCACTTGGTTTTTCTAGGTTTATACTATTTTTTCGAACTTTCCTGTAACCCTTTTCTGTGTTGTTCAATTTGTGTGTCATAGATCAAGACCGAAATAACAttgtattgaaataataaagtcAACAATGCAAATTTACCTATCGTTATCAATCATCAACATTTGACAGTCGTGTATCGACAAATGAAGAACCATCAAGAGTTACCAGGCTTAACAAGCATTGATAAATCAGTCAAATGCCTCATCGTTGGCCTTCCATGTGGGCAGTTCCAAGGCTGATTCATTTTCGCCATATGACTGACCACATCTTTCATTTGATTTTCTGTGAGTGCGGTGCCAACCATGATTGATTTTCTGCAAGCTCTCGAAGCAAACATTTGCCGCACACGTGATGGTCTACAGTTAGTGTGCGGAGTGTCAGTTAACATAAAAATCAATTCTGATACATCAGATGCACCGAATGTCCAATTGCGACTCATTGGAACTTTTGTTAAATACATTGTATCTTGAGTATCGTTGTTTGATGcaatattaaatacaaatccattcttttgaaatatttctgcattttctATCACAATTAGCTGTTCCCCAGCAGTTAATTCTAATAACTGAGGTATGATGAGAGGTTGTCCCAGAAGAATTGTTGAACTTTGTAACtcttcaaaattatatttttcatcgGCCGCATGCTGATCTATGATAAACAAATCATTTCTGTGTTTACCTATGATAAATCCCATATTGAATTGACCAATGATTTCCATATTTTCAAAAGATGATTTGTTGAAGTATTTTACCAATTCAGCTTctgcttttttgttttgatcTGAAGAAATTTTTGCTTTAAATACAGGATGCAACTTTTTCCGAGATTCATCTGAACTCCTGGACAAATGGATGAATTTGGCTTTCATGTTATTGCACATTACCGCGAAAGAATATCTCAAATGACACTGTATTTTTGTACTTTTATCTGCCGGATCATCTATGGCAGtgtgaaattttttgaaagatgGCTCTTTCGGTGGAATTTTATCTTTAACTTCACGATTTTCAGCATAAGTTGGTATAGAATCAGCTTGAAAATGTTTATGAGACTCTTCATAATTTTTATTGCTGTTCTGGTCTTGTTTTAAGCGTTTATTACTTGATAACAATGGTATGAGATCAGTTTCATAATTTGTTGATGTATGTAAGAATGGCCGTTTGACATTGATTTTCCtgcaattttgtattttctcATAAGGTTCACTCTTGACTAATTGGAAATCATAAGGCTTCGATTTGATATCATCAATAGCTTCATCAATGctaatatttttctcaacagTATGAGCCAGTATGTTTGCATTATTTGA from Styela clava chromosome 14, kaStyClav1.hap1.2, whole genome shotgun sequence encodes:
- the LOC120340950 gene encoding mismatch repair endonuclease PMS2-like; this translates as MATIRAIGRETVHQICSGQVILDLATAVKELLENSVDAGADSIEIKLKDYGRTCIEVTDNGKGVEENDYESLTLKHHTSKLQNFSDLLSVETFGFRGEALSSLCSLCSLSITTRCKSAKIAHKLVYNNNGGIMKKSCVARQLGTTVVLKDLFCTLPVRHKEFVKNIKREFSKLINLLNAYCLIYTNVRISCINETSKGNRSVILITSGKGSILDNISALFGSKQHSTLLEFKQIPPSPEVCGKYFVNHDKAIEFFNQCKVSGYISSCAMSLGRNASDRQYYSINKRPCVIPKIMKVVNEVFHMFNRYQYPFVQLDISTKSDEVDVNVTPDKRKIFIQQEKYILAIIRTSLLELFNGKDHAIGVTKAISNNANILAHTVEKNISIDEAIDDIKSKPYDFQLVKSEPYEKIQNCRKINVKRPFLHTSTNYETDLIPLLSSNKRLKQDQNSNKNYEESHKHFQADSIPTYAENREVKDKIPPKEPSFKKFHTAIDDPADKSTKIQCHLRYSFAVMCNNMKAKFIHLSRSSDESRKKLHPVFKAKISSDQNKKAEAELVKYFNKSSFENMEIIGQFNMGFIIGKHRNDLFIIDQHAADEKYNFEELQSSTILLGQPLIIPQLLELTAGEQLIVIENAEIFQKNGFVFNIASNNDTQDTMYLTKVPMSRNWTFGASDVSELIFMLTDTPHTNCRPSRVRQMFASRACRKSIMVGTALTENQMKDVVSHMAKMNQPWNCPHGRPTMRHLTDLSMLVKPGNS